From the genome of Gloeomargarita sp. SKYB120:
TCATCTTTGGTCGCAGGGCACAGTCCCGTCCTAGGTCTTCTAGTGACCTTGCGATAACGGGAGCGATAATCTGTAAAGTTTGGCTGGCCGATTCTCCGCTACAGTAGAGCTTGGAATGTCATTCGAGGGCTGAGTCCATGGAAACCAACATTCTGGCGTTGATTGCCACAGCACTGCTTGTGTTGATCCCCAGCGCGTTTTTGATCATTCTCTACGTGCAAACGGCCAGCCGGGGCGAAGGACAGCGCTAGGTCGAAGCTGGAGACCGCACGAGCAACACCGGGGCGTCGGCATGCACCCGCACGTAATCGGACACGGAATTGCCCAGCAACCGGTCCAAGTCCACTAGACTCCGGGCAATCGTTGGCCGGCGGTCAGGGGAACCCAACATCACCAAGTCAGCGCCGACCTCCTGGGCAATCTGACAAATCTGGATGCCAGGATTCCCTTCCCGTACGACACACCGGTATTTCAGGCCCCGTTGCCGGATTTTTTGGATGGCTTCGGCTAGGATGGGGCTTGCTTCGGGGCGTTGGGCCAGCTCTGTCAATGTGACGCCCTCGAGGGGAGGATTGATGTTCGCTAGGACCAGCTCGCCTCCCTTTAAGTCTTGCAGCAAAAACATCGCTAGTTCCAAGGTTTGTTTGGCGGCGGGGGAACCATCGTAGGCTACTAAAATCCGCTGGATACGCTCAACATAGGTGTCGTCTTTGACCAATAGCATGGGCCGCGATGCCAGTTGGAACACGTATTGACTGACAGAGTTTTCCAAAATCGCCCGCAACCGGCCTAGGCCCCGTGACCCCATGATGAGCAAATCCACGTCCAACTCGTCGGCTACACGGGGTACCACGTCTTTGGGGTCGCCTTCCCGCAACATGGTGGTCACTTGCTCTGGTTTCAGACAGCCCTTGCTATCCCCATTGCGGCACAAGTGAATCTTGGCTAGGGCATTCTTTAGGATTTCAACCCCTTCAGCTTGCTTGGCGACCATCTCCTGCGCGGAGGCCTGGGGGGTCACCACATGCAAGACGGTCACCTGGGCCTGGGCAATGCAAGGCAAGTCAATCAAGGCATTCAGCATTTCTTCTGTGTGACCCGTGCCTGAGACGGCCAACAATATTTTGCGAATCATGGGGTTTCGGTCCTCCCACCGCCAAGTCTATCTATAGGCTTAGACCAGAAAACCGGCCGCTGCGCGTACTTCTTCAGGTTTCTTCAAATTCCAGGAGTTGTCTGGGGTAACCGCTGGGCCAGTTGCGTCAGGACATCGCTCACTTGGGCGCGGTGGAGCGTTCGCCCATCAATACAGACGTTGGGGCCGTGTTTGCAGGCGTTTTGACAACCACTCCCTTCGACAAACACCCACTCGTCCCAACCCCGTTCGCGCACCTTTTCGCTTAATTCTTGCAATAAGGCGAAACTCCCTTGCTTGCGGCAACTGCCCTTTTGACACACCTGGACACGACAAGCCGGTGTCGTCATCTGCAGGGTTGGTCTAACGAACAGTTCTGTCGCCCTAAACAGTCGGATGTCCGTGGCTTCCCACCCCCCATCATGCCAACGCACGGCGACTTTGACCCCCATCCCTGGCTGGAGTTCCCGCGCGAGACCAGCCCGCATGTACTTAGGCAACTTCACCTGGTATGCTTGGGCACCATCCGTGAT
Proteins encoded in this window:
- the psbM gene encoding photosystem II reaction center protein PsbM, yielding METNILALIATALLVLIPSAFLIILYVQTASRGEGQR
- a CDS encoding (2Fe-2S) ferredoxin domain-containing protein, which produces MQILTGTFVGFWPSAKGKLKSIRITDGAQAYQVKLPKYMRAGLARELQPGMGVKVAVRWHDGGWEATDIRLFRATELFVRPTLQMTTPACRVQVCQKGSCRKQGSFALLQELSEKVRERGWDEWVFVEGSGCQNACKHGPNVCIDGRTLHRAQVSDVLTQLAQRLPQTTPGI
- a CDS encoding universal stress protein, translating into MIRKILLAVSGTGHTEEMLNALIDLPCIAQAQVTVLHVVTPQASAQEMVAKQAEGVEILKNALAKIHLCRNGDSKGCLKPEQVTTMLREGDPKDVVPRVADELDVDLLIMGSRGLGRLRAILENSVSQYVFQLASRPMLLVKDDTYVERIQRILVAYDGSPAAKQTLELAMFLLQDLKGGELVLANINPPLEGVTLTELAQRPEASPILAEAIQKIRQRGLKYRCVVREGNPGIQICQIAQEVGADLVMLGSPDRRPTIARSLVDLDRLLGNSVSDYVRVHADAPVLLVRSPAST